AATTAGTGTAAAATATAACAATAACAATTTACTCATATTCTCTGCGACACTGAAACAGAATGACTGACGGCGGCTAGACTTTGTTGTTCGATttcatatttaaaaaataaataagcaTGAGGATCACATATAATTTGTTCTTCTATTCGATCCTATTTTCTTCCGATAATTCTCTCCATTCTACACGGAGTCATGGAAGACTGGATGTTGTTATTAAATGCAAAACGAATATTAACCTCTTGCAATTAAATGCATTTGTTTAAATTCCAATCTGGACATGACAGTCTCTAGTCATATGCAGTCTGTTACTTCCGACAAATTAAATAAATCATGGCACAATCCAGTCACTGCCAACAACTTCCAACTCTGAGAAAATGTTCAACATTATATTAGTACATCGCTATCAAACTACAGATGACATTGAATGACAAGCATGCTTGCGGATGTACTGAAATAATGTTTTAACCAAAACATATTTTTCCGAACTGCACTGAAAAACTCTCATTTAAGAGAATGAAAAGTTAATCGGGGATATAAATATAATTCAAAATATCTTGTGAAACTGACCACTGCTGTGGAATCACGATGTTTTCATGAAGTAGGTTCatgtatattttttttaatctATTTTCGTAACTGTTCTGTCCATGTTAATTGTGCGAGAGCACAGCACAATTGTGAAAGACAGTTAATGATGAATGGTATTAATAGAAAAGCCCTTTCAGTTAATATGGAGTCATAGTATATCCTGATAAAATTGTTTGTAACATAATAGATTTACTTTTAAATTTGCAAACCCGTTAGTTACGTCGTTAACGATTGCAGCAACGAATCATGTCCTGAATTAACGTTCTATGCCACACTTACTTAAATCTGTAATCATCAATTTTAAATAAATTTGTAACATATCTTTATTTTTGAAGTCATTTCCGAAGCCTGCCTGCATGCGCCAGAAAATCGTGCTTCATGCACGTTCAAACGCGTAGACTGTTTGTATTCGACAATTAAACGTGGAACCGCGCAGTGTCACCTTGTTTAAAAAATAAAGGAACGCTAAACGGTTCACAAATTTGAATCATTCAAAGTCAACCAAACACCCAATCTCCTCagcgggatggggaggagggggggggggggacaagtccCACTTCGGGCTGAAACAGTTTTAATGGAGAAGCAGCTCAATTCTATGACATGGTATCATAGAACGAAATGTAACATTGTAAGAAAAGCTCAATCTAGCATCCATAAAAGCCACTCGTTACCAAATGTATGAATTATTAAACGAAACAGACGCATAATAATAACACCACCATTGTAAGTAAGTGGAACATGTTCAATAAATCAGTATTAGGACTTTAACACATTTTATTAATATTGGGTGAAATTATGTAACTTTGATGAAATGTTTGCAGCTCGTGATAACCGCAGAAGCCATTAGTTTCCACGGAGATTAAAAATTGCAGGCACAACAGACTCTTTAACAGATGTTAATTATTTAAAGAAACTCGGCTACGTAGTATTATCAGCAGATAAACATCAAACCACAACAAACAGGGACTAAATCCCGCAGCAGCATCTTTTGTCAAGGAACAGTGGAATTCTGTAACCCCCTTCTCCGCAGAATCACATGAAACAATGCAACAAATATCACTACCGATTCCACAATATTTACGGTTCAGTGAACGACTGAATTATGTAAAAAACAAAAATATAAAACAAAGACTCATATAAAACAGTAACTAAATGATTGCATGCTTCTTACCTGCAGCAACTGTCACTGTCGTCCCTTGTCCCCAGAGGTCGAAACCTTCACAGTGTTACGTTCCCTGGGATGGGTACTACAATAACCGGCTGTACAAAAAAGTGGACAGAAAACCAccgttttttttaaatattcacaaCCCAAAGGCAAATTAAAATCACAAAAAACGTTCAATAAATTGAAATTGAATTTGAAGATACCGCTAACTCTTCATAAATGAGCCGAATGTTTTATATTTCGGAGAGTAACGCATGGGCATGCTACTGACAAAACCAACTGATAATTAATAATTATTACAGATTTTCCATCTCAAGGCGCGTTATTCGGAGAGTGCTGGGCACAAAGTATACTTCACATGTCAATTTATATTGTAAAAACAAGCACTGACCCAGTCCCAGTCAATTAGTACCGAGAGCATTTATGTACTGACATTAACTACTGTGGGTCCCCCCAATTGCTAAAATCCTTTGCACAATAATAGATGGCCGTGTCTTCGGTCTTCATGTCCGTCATATCCAAAGCGAAAATATTGTTTACGGTGTCTTTGGACACGGTGAATCGGTTCTCGATATCTGAGGCGTAATACTTATATGATGACCTGTAGTAAGCAACCAGCCACCGCGGTCCCTGTCCGGGATCTTGTCGGAGCCAATGCATGTAGTAGCTGCCGAGTTTGAACCCGCTGGTTTTACAGGTCAGTCTCAGTGTTTCTCCTCGACGCCCGGTGGTTGCCACTGTCTGAGTCAACACAGTATCGGACTGGGCACCTGAAAACAATAGACCAAAAACCCAGAGGGTTAATGCTGATAAAAATTATTGCTGATTCTGGGACATCCCACAGTCAGACAAACACTGAGTCAGTAGCATTGAGAAACGTAGACTATTaaaactactcacgggataagaaCGTTAGAAACAAACTGAGAGAAATCGCCCCCCTCATCCTCTGGTGCTTTGGCGAAAGTGTTTATGTCAGGAACTCACTGAACAAACCAACTCCCGAACTGATGGATTACAGACCAAATGAGCGCTatttaaatacccggcagaagGGGACGGGTTTCCAGGCGCCGCCTGTTCATTCCTTGCTGGAGGTGGCGACTTGATTCGCCTCCCACCCTCCACACCCCGACAGAATGGACTAAATTGTTACAATAGGGTAATATTTAAAGCAGGCCTTTGATCTGTATCAGGAGATTTGTTTGATTTAATGGTTCATTATACATTTCCACTATTTCCAGGAGTGAAATTAATGTTACCATCTGTTACTTGAGAATAAAAGATTTCCTTGTCAATTAACTCTTTATTTCAACACCTTAAAGTGGATGCACATCaaagaaaaaagcaaattactgcgtatgttggaatctgaaacaaaaaacaaaaatactggacaatcgcagcaggtctgacagcatctgtggagaaaggttggacctaacgtttcgagtcaggattactctttgtcaaacctgcagagaactggaaatagggtcagatttataccgtTGTGCAGGTGGGGGGCAACAAAGATAAAGTTAGATTATCAAACGATAAAGATGGCTGTCTGTTTTGCAAcatgacggcacggtggcacatggttagcactgctaacaacagtattttctgtttttgttcaagATTCCAGCATAAGCAGTAATGTCATTTTTTCTTTCATGTGCATTCACTTTAAGTatagcgccagagacccggttgaattccggcctcgggtaactgtgtcgAATTTGTATTTTCTCTTTGTTTCggcctgagtttcctccgggttctccggtcctcccacagtccgaagatgcgcaggttaggtggactggccatgctaaattgacccttagtgtttaaatattcggtggggttactgtgttacgggaatGGAGTGGAGGAGTGGACCTAAGtccggtgctcttcccaagggtccgtgacgactcaatggaccgaaatgtctctttctgcactgtaggaatgctatgATAACGCCGGGACTATATATCATTGCAAAGATATATTACTATCTATCGTAGGAATTGATTTATGGAACTTTATAAGGCTGATGAACAAACTGATTCTATTCACTGTGCGGATGGTTATTGCCATTCAATGTGGGTCTGGAGATCAGGAACAAACTCCTCACATTATACAAGCCAACTGTTTGCAGATATGGAGGCTAGCATGCCAAATGCTATTGAAAGGAGGCATCTGAATGTTTATCCTGTAAATCAAATGTATGTTTCCTGAGTGCTGACCGCTTAGCTACGAGCCACCTTCAGGAACTTAACATTGTCAATGAGGCGGATTGATGTAACGACTCCACCAAGCAACAGAACTGCAGTCGATTTTATTTTTTTAAGCTCTGAAACTCTGCGAACTTCTCCTTATCGCAGGAAGGGAATGTTACTCAACTCCTGTGACATCCTGTATGAAGCAACAACAGCCCTGTTTGATGATCACTCCAACAAATGATATTCTTGTGATGGATCAGCAGACAGAATGAAATACATACATACTGTTAGGGAGAACTCGGGCGAAGAACCATTTTACTCTTGATATAGATGGCTGCGATTTTTTAATTATAATTAGATTGATCTCAGAAATTTCACTTTATCACAAATTGTTTTTATGCAGTTCACATCGCGAAAGAACGTCTATTTATAAAACGCTTTAGCCGAGCACTTAAAACACTTAAAACGCTTTGAAGTATTTTTGTTGAAGTTCAGGCACTACTTTACTGTTGGACATGCAACAACTAATTTGTCGACCACAAGCGCTGACAAACAGATGTGATAAATATGAGATTTCAGTTGAAGAATAAATGTCGATCGAGGACACTGGGGAGAAAATTATGTTTTTTAGAATTGTATCAGTAAGATTTTGCACCCACCCGTTTGGTGAATCCGTTTCTCTTTCCTCTGGTGACAACTGACATGATTAgtaatttccttgcttttgttttagatttccagaataCGCAGAACTGTGCATTGATTATATTTATTCTCAGGATGTGAGAATCACTGGCAAATCCTGAGTAAACGACATCGCTGTGGAACTGGAGGCACATGTAGGACAGATCAGGGGTgagggcggatttccttccctgaaagacattagtgaaccaaattgcCCTTTCTGAAAGTGCTGAATGTTCAATGTTGTAATGAAGGACGCTAGCATTTTTATTTcggatttactaattaattaatttggaaTTCTCTCAGCTGCCAAAATTGAATTGGACTCATATCTCCGGATGATTATGTCAGCCTTCTTAATTACTGGCCCCGTGATAATATTGCTATACTACCTCTAAGGCTGAAATATCATCATAAATAAAGTTGACACTACTGAATATGCAACAAAGTTTCAGCACTGAGTCACACGCCTGGATCATGGCTCCAGTACCTGTTGTAGGAATTCACCATTGTATTTTTTTCCTGAGAGAGCCTATCCATTTCACTGAAGCACGACTTTTAACCGATGTTTAGCCATTCTAACAGTTAGCTTAGTGTACCTAAATTTCATGGTCGGGGTCCAGTCTGAACCGGATCCACGGAGTTGGGAGCCGGTTTTCTTTTATCAGTCATGGATATTATTCTGACACGATGGCAATGATAAATAATTTAAAATTCAATTAATGTCAACAATAATATCTGAATCGCGCGAGGCagagagatctataaaataatgacctTTACAGTGCGTGAGATGCGCTACCAAAGCAGCTGGATGTTGGGGTAGATTTCCTTACAATTGAGCAGTTCATGGGGAGGTTAAGTACAAATAGCGTAAATGACAAATGTTAGTGATTCGTTATTGACAAAGAAACTGTATCCACGGGTAGCATGCTtagtaaccagaggacactgatttattAGCTACTAATTCACTGAATCGTCCTCTGCATATATTGCCCCAGACGATGGTTATTTTTATGTTGCCATAGACCCTGTCTGTATTATACTACATTAGCTCACTTCTCGTCTTATACCACACTCGGAACTCTCTTTATTTTCTCTACATAAGGCCACAAATCCTGCATCAGATCCTGTCTCCTTTTATATTACACAGGTGATTGCCTCATTATGTCACACCAGAATCTGTCTATGTATATATTACACTGGACCATGTTTCTGCTGTCTATATTGATATTATCAATCATGATATATATTTACTCGCCTGTGAGAATGCAATCAGATTTTCGTTGCATGATTATGAGACATATGtggatatgtctgtgtgtgtgtttatatgtgtagaAAACATAATTTTTCATAATTACAATGTCCACCGAGTGTTTGCTTTTACAATTATTTACTTTTCTGCAATATATAATGATATTAGAAATATTTCATTATCAGCAGATTATGATACTTCATTGAAATTGTACATTTGCTACCGTTAACATTTATCCTTGATCAAACGTTCTTGCTCAGAAAGCGATGTGACACTAAAGGGTCCATTGACCATGAATGTAACTTTAAGACCGAACTCAATTAAATCGTTTCCTGAGTCTTCATGTCACTGAATTAACACCTCTTCTCCGCTCTCCGTCTTCTCTGTGACACCATCTGACACGCGTACCTGCTCTTTGTTCTCCATCACAGCACCTAACTCACTGAGCTCTTCTGAAACATAAGTTGGTTCATTAACCTCTCGCACGCGCATACAGATACCAGCTTAGTCACTCAAACATTCTCAAAGACAACTTAACTAACTTTAACCTCACACAACGGCCAGTTAACTCGCTAAACCGCCTTCCTCCTTTTCTCAGGCAACACATAACTGGCTTAAATCATTACATTTTAAAATAATGTTCCATGAACGTGTTAATAGCTTTAATGTTATCTTTCGTCTCCCAGAGGTAACGCACACGCCGTCTCTAATTTTCTTTCATGTTTTAATACCAACTAATCACGTATGTTTTAGCCATCAACGTAAGAATTGAGATGAAAGAAATACTAAAACGAAAAACAGTCCATCGTGTTCTGTTTCATTCTGTCAGAGTGAGTTCACCCTCCTAGGCAGGAAGACTTTTCACGGCGATAACACATGTGCCTAACGCCTGTTGTTTAATTGTCAGGTAACCCAACTTCCTATTTCTCTGCAGCTGGCTGCAAACCGCACATCTCACTTCTGAGCAGAAAATAAGTCCAGGCGCCACAATCTGGCGGAAACATCTGTCACCCTGCCTAAACCTTGGCACAGAGTCAGTGCAGTCACACAGGTCACATTGTAGTGACTTTTACAAATGAGACAAATGTGACCTGTTTAGAGTTTCCATTCCACGACATCACTGAATGTTCCTGGGTCAGTAACTTGACATTCCCGGTTCCCTCAAGCCGCGGACTGATAGCTTGCTACCTTAAATGTCGCGTCATTTTCTCCTGCGTCACTTTTATCCTCAACTTCTCAAGCTTTCTCTCACATCACTTCTTCCAACTTAGTCTATTCCCTTGCGAAATGGCATGCGTTGTCCGCAATCTTATGTCTGAAGTCATCCTCCACACCTGAGTCCATCTCTGTCACATACATGCTCAAAATCATTAATACCTTTGATGAAGTAAATGAAGAGAGTCTGTATCAGCTGGAAGAACATTCAATAACCAGAGTAGGAAGATTACATTTAATTGAACTGTAGTACTCAGATGAGGAGAACTGTTTTTAACCCGTGAGATGGCATGAGTTGAAAAGCGTGAAGCAAATTCTACTTCGTAAATTACATTACAATTTGCAAATTAAAGTACTTCTCTATACTTTAAGACTTAAAATAGCAGAATTAGAATCATAGTATCTTCATAGTGCAGAAAGTGGTCATTCGGTCAATGAATTATTCGCTGTCTCTCTGAATGAACGTTCTACCTAATCCCACGCCAGGCCTTATCTCAGTAACATTGCGCATTCTATGTTTTCACGTGTAATACATAAATAAATACATCTGCAGGAGTATGGCAAATTAAACTAAGTGAGCGGATGTGAGAAAGTGCTGGCAAAATGGTCTGAATGGCTTTTTTCAACGATTATCAGCCTCATAATCCTATTTATCTTCGTGCATTTATGTATCTTCTTATTTAATTTTGGTACCTACCACTGCCCTTTACTTGGACCAAATGGAATATGATAATCACATAAGTTTACTGCTTGGGCTTATCTTCTCAATCGAAAGTGACTGTATGATTATGCTGATAATTGTCAGATTTCTTGCAGGAAGTCACTATTATTCATAACCCGCTTCTTTGAAACGAATTTCACAGGACGGCACTCAGAGAAATAGCATCTCATTGAATATTCGAGGAATTGAATTTTATTTTCCCGGGATTTTGGTATTTGGCGCGTTCCGTCACAATGAGCACCAGACTGAACACTTAAAATATCGCTTTCTCGGATCTGTCAAGTTCGGTCCGTGTGCCTCCGTCCATCCAAAAAAATTAAAGGAAAAGTTGTGAAGGAACAGATCCCTTGCTGTTCCTCGGTCCTCTGCATAATTATCCCCTCAGATATCAGAAACCCTTATGTAATCATTAGCTCCCGTTGGGTATAACAATCTTTTTccttattgaaagtcagagagatctaggtgtacaggtccacaggtcacgaaaaggggcaacacaggtggcgaaggaagtcaagaagggatacggcatgcttgccttcattggctggggcattgagtataagaattggcaagtcatgttgcagctatgtagaaccttagttaggccacacttggagtataatgttcaattctggtcgccacactaccagaaggatgtggaggctttagagagagtgcagaagagatttaccagaatgttgcctggcatggagggcattagctatgaggagcggttgaataaattcggtttgttctcactggaacgacggaggttgaggggcgacctgctagaggtctacaaaattatgaggggcatagacagagtggatagtcagaggcttttccccagagtagaggagttaattactagggggcataggtttaaggtgcgatgggcaaggtttagagtagatgtacgaggtacgttttttacacagagggtacggggtgcctggaactcgctgccggaggagggacgatagtgacatttaaggggcatcttgacaaatacatgagtaggatgggaatagagggatacggacccagcaagtgtagaagattgtagtttagtcgggaagcatggtcggcacgggcttggagggccgaatggcctgttcctgtgctgtacctttctttgttctttgttctttattcgttcatgggctgTGGGCCCTGCTGGTTGTGACAGCATTCATTATTCATTCCTCAGGgtatttaagagtgaaccacattgctatgAAGTAGCATATTGCCCGATCAGGTCATGAACACAAGTTTCTCTCCCTAAAGGACgttcgtgaaccagatggcttttacgacaatcgacagtgaTTTTGTAGTCATAATTAGACGTTTAATTTCAGATCCGTATTGtattcattatcctgggtctctagattgctagtccagcgacaataccactgagcCACTGCCTCCCTAACTTAGTCAGATGGAGTCTCTAATACGGGTGTCAGTCTTGATGTCTCCATTACTATTTTACCACACTCTTCTCTGCGTCACTCATCATTACACAGAAGACTGCACCATGCCCAAAACATCAATGCTTCTTTATTATTTGCTTTTAAATTGCAATCGGATGTTCTTCCATACCCTGTTTTGTTCCATTCAAGAGCCGAAGCAGTCAAAACAGTATATGTTATTCATACATTAGATTCTGCCTCTGAGATCATTATTATACCATGATCAAGTCTGCTTCGGGCCCGGTAATTGACAGTTGCAACACAGTAGATGGTCCGTAATTGAGATATAAAACACTTTTAATTGAAATATCAAAATTCCGAATAATTTCTAACATAGCAAAATTCCGAATAATTAATCAAATCTGTGAACATACCGTGGATGATTTGCATCCCTCAAAGTGCTTGGAATCCTTGCTGCTTCCAACAGACGTGATGTCTTTCTCCTTATTTCTCTGAATTAAAAGCATTGAAATGGATCTGAGGAGAATCGTGCCTCATGAACAATGGTAAAACTGTGACAACAAATAGTTTGATATTCCAAATGGTCAAAGTAAACAGTGTTCATTGGCTAGGAGCGAGAGTAGACAGTTTTCACTTAACCTCTGTATCTAAAAGCATGTGGACTGAAGGCCAATTACCATATCTAATTCCCTGCTCCCCTGCGCTCCCACCCCCGCTCTCCTGAGGTGATTTGCATTGTGAAGAAATGTCGCAAACCTCTAGGCACAGGATAGTTAAAACAATGTTTCATTCTCTTATCAATAATCCCACCTGTAATAAACGTTCACATCCAACATTTTTAATGTAAGTTCCAGGAATTATAAATCCATCGAAAAGGAACGGTAGGAACAGTTCCTACAATAATGTCATCACACGAAGATTTTCTTCCAACAGTTTTACAGCTGTTCCAACGAACAGACATATTTAATCAACAAACCTAGTCATGCATGATATTGTTTGCAGAAAAGGTGACATAATAATTTAATGCTGTTGAATTCATAATTTCTTCACAACGAAGCCCACAACTGTATTGTGTTATTAAAAAGGCTACAATTCAACAAACCTAGACTTTTCTGTACATTGAAAGTAATTAAATTATTTACACCCGTTCCTCGCAAGCAGCTGGGATCCAGTTGCAAGCCTTTACTGTAAATAGTCACTCCAGCACAAAGTCTtttgttttaaataatttttattaaggttgtcacaaaatatcaacaacaaaatgtaaaaggaacccaatagaatgaaatacaaaacaaaacaaaacagccctgtgcccccctccccctgtacataaataataaattaacacccgccaaaacacatagcgaacataacaaatatatacaccccctcagatcccccagtatacacaaacaaaaataaaatagacaactcccccccccccatccagtgttgctgctgctgctaaccattgtctaccgttctgccaggaagtctaagaacggctgccaccgcctgaaaaacccttgcaccgagccccttaaggcaaattgcaccctctccaaattaataaaccccgccatatcgttgacccaggattccacgcttgggggcctcgcatccttccactgaagaagaatccttcgccaggcaaccagggatgcaaaggacagaataccagcctcttttgcctcctgcactcccggctcctctgcaaccccaaaaattgtgagcccccagcccggtttgaccctgg
This portion of the Scyliorhinus torazame isolate Kashiwa2021f chromosome 5, sScyTor2.1, whole genome shotgun sequence genome encodes:
- the LOC140418082 gene encoding Ig heavy chain Mem5-like, which gives rise to MEQMRNKEKDITSVGSSKDSKHFEGCKSSTLIQTLFIYFIKGINDFEHKSAQSDTVLTQTVATTGRRGETLRLTCKTSGFKLGSYYMHWLRQDPGQGPRWLVAYYRSSYKYYASDIENRFTVSKDTVNNIFALDMTDMKTEDTAIYYCAKDFSFDLWGQGTTVTVAAAITSPPTLYSLISSCQQQKTNSSVTYGCLAMDYSPEITSLTWKKDGQVITIGNKTYPSVRNKKGTYTLSSELTVIDSEVGCSKINCEVRHSGSEKSIGMQCPRKNTPPTVILTASSIKETTSSNFATIVCSISDFYPMPIAVKWLKNGQTIDSGFVT